TTTAAAATTGTTTATAATGGTTTTTATAAATGGTAATGCAATAAACAGGATGGTTTAGaataaacggctgctgtggccattaaaaTCCAAAATGGTGTCTGTCTTCCTTTtgggaggggaagggagggggtggggaagagggaaacAAAAGGTGTGGGGTAACGTATGACCTTGTCAATACCCTGGTcatgtcctgtactatgaacaccaggctagtgctgccatagttacagtggggtggggggggcccaggcttggtgaacagcccggggcctatggtaaagttaatccgcccctgcacatGACATCAGTGGTCCACGATGAATCTCATTGACAATAATGGTTTGCACCATGGTGGAAACCATTATTGTCAATAAGATCCAGGCTCTCACTTCTCTAACTTTGTGTCTGTAGTACGTGCACTATAATTGGCATGTTCGTCCCCACTCCTGGCACTTGACATCATGGATAGGATTTCCTTCACAAAGGGCAAAGTCTCAGTTTACTGCCATAGCCCTGTATCTAGATACCCCATCCCTGGCTTATTAGAACCTTCCACCTTGACAGACACCCAGGTCACAGGCTCCACTAGCCCCCCTAGCTGTGTCATTGGGTTTTTTGGGTCTCCTCAGACTCCTCAACCTCTGCACCTGTATTTTTCCTTTGTTAAAAGCCATTTCAGTTGTAGACAATGTGTTACCTTGATTCCATAACTCTGAGCAGCCTGCCAGATGAACGTTTTGCTAACACCACCAGCACCGACCACCAAAACTTCTTTCCCTTCCATCACGTACGTCATGGAACGTCTAAGCATTGTTTCGATGAGAGGTCCAGACGCAGAATCAGCACTGGTGGGTTTCCCAGCTGCCAGGCTTCCCAGAACGCATTCATGGATCCCACAGCTTTCCAGACAAAGATCAGTAGTTACACCAAGAATGATGGGTGACACCATGTAGTCAACACAAGTAAGCAGCATATCAACACCTTGAAAtcatagaggggaaaaaaagcaaagaAAATCGATGTGTAAAGTTTGTCTAAAGGCTAAAGATCCAACATACATCATACAGGGCCTTAATATAGCGTTAAAGGGGTCAGTGGGCCCACCATACCCATACCTGCCGATCCTgctccagcacttcccaggtccTGATGGTCTCTGTACTTCCTGGTCCTGCTTAACAAGGACATGTGACCACTACAgatggtgattggctgcagcagtcacatgTCCAGGATCTACAGAGACCATTGAACTCTGCGAAGCAGCAGTACAGAGGACAGGGATTAGCTCCAGATATAAGGGGTCAGCTCCAGATATAAGGGCTAAACGCAAGAATTAAGGGGTCAGCTCCAGAATTAAGGGGTCAGCTCCAGAAATAAGGGGTTAGATCCAGAAACAAGGAGTCAGCTCCAGATATAAGGGCTCAGCTTCAGAATTAAGGGGTTAGATCCAGAAACAAGGAGTCAGCTCCAGATATAAGGGCTCAGCTCCAGAATTAAGGGGTTAGATCCAGAAACAAGGAGTCAGCTCCAGATATAAGGGCTCAGCTCCAGAATTAAGGGGTTAGATCCAGAAACAAGGAGTCAGCTCCAGATATAAGAGGTCAGCTCCAGATAATAGGGGTTAGATCCAGAAAATAGGGGTCAGCTCCAGATATAAGGGGTCAGCCCAGATAATGGGGGTTAGCTGCAGAAATACGGGTTAGCTGCAGGAATAAGGGGTTAGATCCAGAAATAAGGGCTCAGCTCCAGAAATAAGGGGTTAGCTGCAGAAGTAGTTGACCCACCCTGGATATCAATGTTGGAAGACAGATGCAAagtgtaagggtatgtccacactacgggcCACCCACCACGGATcccgcagctcgcccccgctcacGGACACCCACACCTTTGCTGGTCCCATagtcttcattctatggtttggtagATCCCTtcatccgcccgaagaatgaaccagctcattctttgggcggacagtggaatctgccaaaccacagaatgaagcctatgggaccagcgaagATGCACATGGCTGTGAGCGGGGGGTGAGCTGCGGGTGATccgctgggattccgtagtgtgaacataccctaaagccgCAGGACAATATAGACATATTTGGCCATGGCTATGATATTTGCTAGTCCCGTAAGTACGAGATTGGTACTACAAGTGTGGCCTAGGGACTGAATGCTTAACAGGCTTCTAGGCAGTAGGGATCCATAGAAGTCCCTGCTGTCAATTCAGGTCATAGTGGGAGGGACAGTATTTGGGAGTCAAAGCTAAAGACTGCTTCATTGTCTCACAGAGGATCCTATTTATGACCTTATATGATGTTGGGGAGGTAGGCCGCCACCAGCAGAGTCTAACAGCGCCCACTCCCCTAATCTCTCAGTAGTCGGCTGACATTGTTGTTAAATTACCCCCAGTATACTTTGTTGCATTCATAATCATGTGTTCTGCATGGGGCGAGGCCTGCCAGGTTCAGCTATAATCCAACCTGCCCCGATATGTCTGAGAAGAGTAGGGAGGCCCCCATTCAAATCAGCTGACTTCTCTAATGTCTTTGAGGCTCCACCACTAAGTTCATGGACAATAACAAAGCTAAATACGTTTCTTTATGTGTTCATTTATACATAGAGTACGTGAGATCCATACCGAGGACATCCGTCTGCACCTTGTTCCCTCCCCTCTCTTGGGGGCCCATCTTTTTCTCCTCCTCTATTATCGCTTTCATCGCCTTTTCTGCGGCTTCCTTGATCTGGACCCTTATGTTGGTCTTCTGAGCCTCATCCATGACTCCCCATAGCTCTAATGTGGTATCCAAGGACTGTGGAAGTGTCACTCGATGACAGAGAGGCTTCTCTGCCCTCCCGACCATGCAGACCACCTGCAAAAGAGGCATCATAGATCTTATGGATTACATACAATACAACAAGATCAACACAAACTGATAAAACAATCACTGGTGAACATACACTATATGTTCGTAAAACATCTGGGACATTGATgtcttattaaaaaaatctaaagaacTCTTCTCTTCAGGGGCTCAGGATAGGGTTTTGAAGATTGGGGGGGTACAAGCCCCTGGAGTATGGGGGCAGCCCCGTTACCTTGCTTAGGATTGGTTGGTCTCCGCGAGATCGGCAGACAACGGCACAGAGACGGATCGTCAGCTCTGGGGGGCGCACGGAGCAGCCTGGGGGGTGGGGCAGAGACAGTAATAcaggaagagagagggagaaggaggaaggCAGAAGTCGAAGAAAGTGGAGAATGAAAGAAGCATAGATGgaagaagaaagagagagaactGACCCTCCTTCAATACAGATACAATCAAATCTGACATGTTTGTATATCTGGGATATGAAGAGACAATCCTCTTCTCAGAATGAAGCTGCTGTCCAGTGCCGGAAAAAACTCAACTGCAAAAAAATTCCCACCAAATTTTCTCCAGCCCCGGAGGCAGGTGTATTGATTGAGTAAGGGCCCAGTGTCATATAGAGGAGGTAAAAGGGAAAGTTTGACAGGGTATGCAATAAGAGAGGAACATGTTTAATAAAGAACATGAAAAAAATACGGACTGAATATGAAGCAAGAAACTGAGGGACGATGAGAGATGTATGTATAGAAAAGAGATTGGACGTAAAAATAGAAGATATCGAAAAAAGAAAGTGgacagaaaaagaagaaaaatgggAGGGAAGAGACAGAAGGAAGGTGGTGTCGGGAGAGGATTCTACAGAGTATCACTCTCTCCTAGCCCCCTCCCATGCAGAGGAGTCCCCCCTCTAAATCCCCTCACTTACGTGGTATGCAGGCGGGAGGTGATGGTGGTTTGATCCTACGTGGGGGCACAGTGGTCACAAAGCCCTCAAGCATTACTGCTTGTCCTTGTGGGAGCTCAGAGAGAAGCCCCACTACCACATCTGACACCTGAGTAGTGTCTTCAGATGAATAGAAGCTTGTGGTTGGAGAACGGTTGGGGTAAGGCCAAAAGGTCTTCAAAACAACCTAGAGTAAAATCAAAAAGTGAAGAACAGAAATGAAGCATAAAGCAAATAAAAACTGTGGATGGAGGGGTTTCGAATACCTTCTGATGGCCCTTCATCCGTAGCGAGTTAAGAAACGCCAAGATCTCTTGCCGAATTGTCTCCTCTCGTCCTTCTCTTTGATGAAGCTCCACCACCCTTGTCATTTTCGCTTTCTTTGAGTATTTACCCCAAGAACCCAACTGGTAGGACTTACTAAGAAGCAGGGCAGGCGTAAGAGGTAGTTCCTTGGTATCCAGGAGGAGCCGCACACCCAAGGTATTAGCCAGGAGATGTGAAAGTTGTGGCGATCCCCCCATTGGGCAATCCCACTGCTCCCCCATAAGGAACTGAGGTCCTCCTAGCCAGGAGAGGTAAGTGACACGTCGAGGAGGAGAAAACGTGTCCAAGTAAGTGCGACCCCCAAGATCAAAGGTCACAGCCTGCTTGACAAAAAGAGGAACTGTGGTGGTGGACGAGGGTGGGGCTGGACAGAACCACGAGGTGGAGAGACAAAGTAGGATTTtgcctaaaatacaaaaaaaattgtgaaatgtACTTTTCCAATCAAattttactttgtttttatttgttttggcCACCGACAGCTCAGACCCTAGTGCCTTACCAGGACATTGTCTGGCACCCTCCAGCAGAATAGACATAGCAAAGCTGGGAGCCCCGAAAACGCAGATGGTTGTGGTGTCCATGGTGTGACCTGGcaaatcacaaaaaaacaaaaccactgTTATTTCCAAGTATTCTCATTGGACTTGTTCAGGTATCTTTGGTTCTTAAACCGTTTAGACTTTAGGATAGACCACCAGTGGTGGGGGTCCGGCTCCAGGGACCCTAATGATCACCAGAATAAGGGGTGGTGATGCCCCCTGGAGCATCACAGCATTATTGTTGCGGTTCAAGCACAGAGACGTCCATGTCTTGTGGCTGACACTGCACTTCTATCTATCTGACAAGTCAGCACTCCCACCACTTTCCTTGTGCTGCTGATTGTGGGGGTCCCGGCCCATAAACCCCCTCTGATCACAcgctgatggcctatcctaatgGCCGGTATTACATTGTAGTATTAAGgacaacaaacaaacaacaaaagtTACATCAAACTATTTCTAATAAGAGGAAACTTAGTAGTAAAGTGATAAGTACAGACAAACCGTGTGGTagacagcgccccctagtgacaTGGTGCAGGAACACCCGTTACACAATAGCCTGGTTGTCCTTCACATAGTCACGTAGCTGTTATGGGTTATGTCCATATGTGCCTCGCAGTTCTCTTGTCTATCACAATAAGACAAAACGTAGCCCAAGCATCTGTCCTAAAATACCCACCTATCGGTCATCTGAAAACCTGACCGCCGTGTCACTCTAGAAACAAGACAGGGCGATTGAGTTTCAGTTTCTCTAACAGTATATTAACCCATTGATGAGCCGTATTTCGGGCTCTTCTCTTGTATTCCTGTATTTGTATGGTGCTGTAGCTTCGGTCACTACTCACCCCGGCCGGTGTCCACATCACAAGGCCAATGGAGgtaaaaggggttttctggtaTTTTGTATGTAGTGCCATGTTGCTGCGCATACCCTGTGTTATTAGGCCGCTTAGGGTAccattacacatagcgattatcggccgtacttggctgTTACCGGGGGTTCCAGACTATAATCCTTTTGTGTAATGGtccatgttttaaatcaacgatcagacgACATGCAAAACGTCAGATGATTCTTGATGTAAAAAATAACCTAAAATTCCGATAtaaatagcggcggtctgctgccggtGTAATAGGGGcaatggcagcagaccaccgctctctcctatgggccacctggacgaGAGACCCTCCCACAGCTCTCTGCACCTCCCCCCTCGCTGTTGGTGCGTGCAATAGACCTGACGGCTCTGGTTGTCCTGAAATGTCAGGCCTTCCTATATGGCCCTtatggctctattacacgggccgatgctTAGGAGCAAGTGAGAGAGCTGTGAGATGCAGAGAGCTGCAAGAGGGGATCCACGGATGATCCacggagcccataggagatagcggcagtctgaaGCGACGGACAGCAGACCATCGTTAGCGGGATCGTTATCTTTCAATATGCTGAAATACAACGAACAGCCGACATCTTTTTATGTCTGCCTTTTAACATtatctattacaccaaacgattatcggccttaataGACTAAATTtagccaaatatggccgataatcacttggtgtaatacaGTCCTTAGTCTAGATTCACACTGCGGTTAGCAGTTACCTCGCAACCTTGGTTTAACACAGGTAATTTTGGCCCCTGTTTGGGTGTATGTATTTGCTTCTTCTCCATTACTGTCTTCTACAACCTGCAATAAGGCACCTTCCACCTCTGCCGGCACTAGTATCACCCCCCCCATTCCTCCGCTTCTGTACAATCTCTGAGCAGCTGTGCCCACAAACACTTCAGGATTTACAGCAGAGGCCCCTTCCCATGCCGAGCGAGTAAAGCTCCTACTAGATGAAGTGATTTTTATCGTTAAACGATCACAAAaaagatcgtttatcattaacctgaaattgttccctGTATTACACAGAAGAAGAGTTGTTACTGCGATCGATTACACCGTGTGACCCCAGCAAGAGATGGAACCATGCGGAATTACCCAGAACGAGAGTCGTTACTGCGATCGATTACATCATGTGACCCCAGCAAGTGATGGAACCATGCGGAATTACCCAGAACGAGAGTCGTTACTGCGATCGATTACATCATGTGACCCCAGCAAGAGATGGAACCATGCGGAATTACCCAGAACGAGAGTCGTTACTGCGATCGATTACATCATGTGACCCCAGCAAGTGACGGAACCATGCGGAATTACCCAGAACGAGAGTCATTACTGCGATCGATTACATCATGTGACCCCAGCAAGAGATGGAACCATGCGGAATCACCCAGAACGAGAGTCGTTACTGCGATCGATTACATCATGTGACCCCAGCAAGAGATGGAACCATGCGGAATCACCCAGAACGAGAGTCGTTACTGCGATCGATTACATCATGTGACCCCAGCAAGAGATGGAACCATGCGGAATCACCCAGAACGAGAGTCGTTACTGCGATCGATTACATCATGTGACCCCAGCAAGAGATGGAACCATGCGGAATCACCCAGAACGAGAGTCGTTACTGCGATCGATTACATCATGTGACCCCAGCAAGAGATAGAACCATGCGGAATCACCCAGAACGAGAGTCGTTACTGCGATCGATTACACTGTCTGACCCCAGCAAGTGACACAACCATGCGGAATCACCCAGAACGAAAGACATTACTGCGATCGGTTACACTGTCTGACCCCAGCAAGTGACGGAACCATGCGGAATCACCCAGAACGAGAGACATTACTGCGATCGGTTACACCGTGTGACTCCAGCAAGTGACGAAACCATGCGGAATCACCCAGATCGAGAGACGCTACTGCGATCGATTACATCATGTGACCCCAGCAAGTGACGAAACCATGCAGAATCACCCAGAACAAGGGACGTTACTGCGATCAGTTACTCCATCTGACCCCAGCAAGTGACAGAACCATGCAGAATCACCCAGAACGAGAGTCGTTACTGCGATCGATTACATCATGTGACCCCAGCAAGTGACGGAACCATGCAGAATCACCCAGAAAAAAAGACGTTACTGCGATCGGTTACACCGTGTGACCCCAGCAAGTGACGGAACCATGGGGAATCACCCAAAGCCAGAGACGTTACTGCGATTGATTACATCATGTGACCCCAGCAAGTGACGGAACCATGCAGAATAACCCAGAACGAGAGTCGTTACTGCGATTGATTACATCATGTGACCCCAGCAAGTGACGGAACCATGCAGAATCACCCAGAATGAGAGACGTTACTGCGATCAGTTACTCCATCTGACCCCAGCAAGTGACGGAACCATGCAGAATCACCCAGAATGAGAGACGTTACTGCGATCGGTTACATCATGTGACCCCAGCAAGTGATGGAACCATGGGGAATCACCCACAACGAGAGACGTTACTGCGATCGATTACACCGTGTGACTCCAGCAAGTGACGGAACCATGCGGAATCACCCAGAACCAGAGACGTTACTATgtctgatcccagcaagtgaTGGAACGATGTGGAATTTGAGAACTATTAGTGAAcgatgcggaattacagcaaacgattaacgattattTTTGTGTTGGCACCAAATGAACaatgaacgattatcatttaaatttaaatgatACGATGATAATTCAGACgataatcaccccgtgtaataaggccttaccccccccccccccccccccaagaccatAAGCAGTCAGTGTCAGGCAGGTGACTTTTACGGGATTCttgggatatgttcacacttcatTTGCAGTATTTGTGTTGCTGAATGTGCTGAGAAACCTTCCGGCACATACGTCAAACAGAGGCATCCAGTAAAAAGTATAGTGTGCGGAGTCCGAGGTGTCAGATACCACTGTATGCAGTACACCCCCACTGTATGCAGTACACCCCCACTGTATGCGGTACACCCCACTGTATGCAGTACACCCCCACTGTATGCGGTACACCCCACTGTATGCAGTACACCCCCACTGTATGCGGTACACCCCCACTGTATGCGTTACCTCTCACTGTATGCGGTACACCCCCACTGTATGCGGTACCTCCCACTGTATGCAGTACCTCTCACTGTATGCAGTACACCCCCACTGTATGCGGTACCTCCCACTGTATGCAGTACACCCCCACTGTATGCAGTACCTCACACTGTATGCAGTACACCCCCACTGTATGCAGTACACCCCCATTGTATGCGGTACACCCCTCTGTATGCAGTACACCCCACTGTATGCAGTACACCCCCACTGTATGCAGTACACCCCACTGTATGCGATACCTCTCACTGTATGCAGTACACCCCCACTGTATGCGGTACACCCCCACTGTATGCGATACCTCCCACTGTATGCGGTACACCCCACTGTATGCGATACCTCTCACTGTATGCGGTACACCCCCACTGTATGCGATACCTCTCACTGTATGCAGTACACCCCACTGTATGCCGTACACCCCCACTGTATGCGGTACCTCCCACTGTATGCAGTACACCCCCACTGTATGCCGTACACCCCCACTGTATGCCGTACACCCCCACTGTATGCAGTACACCCCCACTGTATGCGGTACACCCCACTGTATGTCGTACCTCCCACTGTATGCGGTACACCCCACTGTATGCGTTACCTCTCACTGTATGCGGTACACCCCACTGTATGCGGTACACCCCACTGTATGCGGTACACCCCCACTGTATGCAGTACACCCCCACTGTATGCCGTACACCCCCACTGTATGCGGTACACCCCCACTGTATGCAGTACCTCCCACTGTATGCAGTACCTCTCACTGTATGCGGTACACCCCCACTGTATGAAGTACACCCCCACTGTATGCGGTACACCCTCACTGTATGCAGTACACCCCACTGTATGCCGTACACCCCCACTGTATGCAGTACACCCCCCACTGTATGCAGTACACCCCCACTGTATGCCGTACACCCCCACTGTATGCGGTACACCCCCACTGTATGCGGTACACCCCTACTGTATGCAGTACACCCCCACTGTGTGCAGTATGTCACCACTCGAGCGGCTCATGGCTGCTTTGTGTGTGCACTTTAGTCTTGTTGGCTGtgtgttctgtgtgttttatactGTTTGTATATGTGGTGGTGACTCCTTTATGGGTCAATCTCCTAATTCACACCCAGTACATTCTCATCCAGCCAGGCTGATGTTATATATGGGCCTGTACAGTGCCCACAGAGCAGGGCCAATTTCATCAAGTGCCCACAGAGCAGGGCCAATCTCATCAAGTGCCCACAGAGCAGGGCCAATCTCATCAAGTGCCCACAGAGCAGGGCCAATCTCATCAAGTGCCCACAGAGCAGGGCCAATCTCATCAAGTGCCCACAGAGCAGGGCCAATCTCATCAAGTGCCCACAGAGCAGGGCCAATCTCACGGGACAGACTGAGTGCCCACCATTGCCATCCCCTATTGCtacttcttccttctcctgcaTTTAATTGGCAGTTTCTGTGCTGTAGGAGTGACACTTGAGGTGATCAGTCCTGTGGGTACTTGGGGTGATTGGCCCTTTCCTGTGGGCACTTGAAGCAAATCCCTCAAATTGATGGGCTTGACCCCACTTCTATATAAGATATGGATGGTAGGTGACGGGGTACCGGGTTATGTCCATAGAGGTTTTATTAACACGAATACACAAGGATATAACTGGAGGGTAAATGCACAGACTCCTGGGGCTCTTACCTGTTCGGGGTTGCTGGCTGCGGTCTTCGGTCTCGGGCAGTCCGGCATTGATCAGAACCTTTTGCAGATCCTCGTAGTTCTCGATAACATTTTCTTGTTGTTGCATTTCATTATGCCCATTTGTCATTCCTTGGGGTGTCTCTGTGGAAGGCCTCATTCCCCAAGGGGGGCCATCAGGGGCAACCCCAGGTACCCACACCTCACTCAAGTCTCCATCTTTGGAGTACATAGGATGATCCAATATGAGCTGGTCAAGAGACAGCTGGGGAACCAGGGCGAACAAACAAGAGAGTGGAGGGAAGGTAAAATGAGACAGCAAGGGCAAGAGAAGAGTAACAAGACAAATATACAGGACAGATGACTTGTTAGATCCTTCTGAGAAGCACTTATGTCTAGTAAGATGACAAAGTAACACTAACAGCTAATCAGCTTAGGACAAAGAAGACGGCTACTCAACACAAAGTGACACGTGTGACAAGGGGCATGGAGCCTGGCGGCCCGCAAGACTCTACTCACCATCCCGAATCTTCTCCTGAAAGTCAAAGAAAAGTTCCAGATTAGTGGAGCTGGAGAAAAATTGGAAGTCTCAATCTCTGTAAGAGGAGCCAAAAAATGGTCTCTGTACTGTCAGGAAGATGTGTAAATGACGGGTCTGACAACTACCGGAGCTCAGAGTGGGGCTGACTACTCCTGGTGTGACAAGATGTCATAGTCACATGGTCTAGAAGACATGTCACAGTggtcacgtagtatagaagacatgtcacagcggtcacgtagtatagacatgtcacagcggtcacgtagtatagaagacatgtcacagtggtcacgtagtatagaagacatgtcacagcggtcacgtagtatagacatgtcacagcggtcacgtagtatagacatgtcacagcggtcacgtagtatagacatgtcacagcggtcacgtagtatagacatgtcacagcggtcacgtagtatagacgacatgtcacagcggtcacgaagtatagacatgtcacagcggtcacgtagtctagacatgtcacagcggtcacgtagtatagacatgtcacagcggtcacgtagtatagaagacatgtcacagcggtcacgtagtatagacatgtcacagcggtcacgtagtatagaagacatgtcacagcggtcacgtagtatagaagacatgtcacagcggtcacgtagtatagacgacatgtcacagcggtcacgtagtatagacatgtcacagcggtcacgtagtatagacgacatgtcacagcggtcacgtagtatagacatgtcacagcggtcacgtagtatagacatgtcacagcggtcacgtagtatagacgacatgtcacagcggtcacgtagtatagaagacatgtcacagcggtcacgtagtatagacgacatgtcacagcggtcacgtagtatagacatgtcacagcggtcacgtagtatagacatgtcacagcggtcacgtagtatagacatgtcacagcggtcacgtagtatagacatgtcacagcggtcacgtagtatagaagacatgtcacagcggtcacgtagtatagaagacatgtcacagcggtcacgtagtatagacgACATGTCACAGCAGTCACGTAGTATAgaagacatgtcacagcggtcacgtagtatagacgacatgtcacagcggtcacgtagtatagacatgtcacagcggtcacgtagtatagaagacatgtcacagcggtcacgtagtatagacgacatgtcacagcggtcacgtagtatagacgacatgtcacagcggtcacgtagtatagacgacatgtcacagcggtcacgtagtatagacgacatgtcacagcggtcacgtagtatagaagacatgtcacagcggtcacgtagtatagacatgtcacagcggtcacgtagtatagaagacatgtcacagcggtcacgtagtatagacatgtcacagcggtcacgtagtatagaagacatgtcacagcggtcacgtagtatagaagacatgtcacagcggtcacgtagtatagacgacatgtcacagcggtcacgtagtatagacatgtcacagcagtcacgtagtatagacatgtcacagcggtcacgtagtatagacgacatgtcacagcggtcacgtagtatagaagccatgtcacagcggtcacgtagtatagaagacatgtcacagcggtcacgtagtatagacatgtcacagcggtcacgtagtatagacatgtcacagcggtcacgtagtatagacatgtcacagcggtcagGTAGTATAGacgacatgtcacagcggtcacgtagtatagaagacatgtcacagcggtcacgtagtatagacatgtcacagcggtcacgtagtatagacatgtcacaacggtcacgtagtatagacgacatgtcacagcggtcacgtagtatagaagacatgtcacagcggtcacgtagtatagaagacatgtcacagcggtcacgtagtatagacgacatgtcacagcggtcacgtagtatagaagacatgtcacagcggtcacgtagtatagaagacatgtcacagcggtcacgtagtatagaagacatgtcaca
The nucleotide sequence above comes from Dendropsophus ebraccatus isolate aDenEbr1 chromosome 8, aDenEbr1.pat, whole genome shotgun sequence. Encoded proteins:
- the CARNS1 gene encoding carnosine synthase 1, translated to MLSLDQLILDHPMYSKDGDLSEVWVPGVAPDGPPWGMRPSTETPQGMTNGHNEMQQQENVIENYEDLQKVLINAGLPETEDRSQQPRTGHTMDTTTICVFGAPSFAMSILLEGARQCPGKILLCLSTSWFCPAPPSSTTTVPLFVKQAVTFDLGGRTYLDTFSPPRRVTYLSWLGGPQFLMGEQWDCPMGGSPQLSHLLANTLGVRLLLDTKELPLTPALLLSKSYQLGSWGKYSKKAKMTRVVELHQREGREETIRQEILAFLNSLRMKGHQKVVLKTFWPYPNRSPTTSFYSSEDTTQVSDVVVGLLSELPQGQAVMLEGFVTTVPPRRIKPPSPPACIPRCSVRPPELTIRLCAVVCRSRGDQPILSKVVCMVGRAEKPLCHRVTLPQSLDTTLELWGVMDEAQKTNIRVQIKEAAEKAMKAIIEEEKKMGPQERGGNKVQTDVLGVDMLLTCVDYMVSPIILGVTTDLCLESCGIHECVLGSLAAGKPTSADSASGPLIETMLRRSMTYVMEGKEVLVVGAGGVSKTFIWQAAQSYGIKIHMVESNPGHFASSLVTNFIHYDYEDGSCSDEEHAQNILSIVRERGLHLSGCMAFWDECTILAAILCRMLGLPGPPPNAVRLAKRKTQTQLCLLNMTAPSPPFPYAGAFGVPCFPLGPGTGGVEAAESILSYPLVLKPESGAGAVGVRLVQDAEECRKLVKKMGVEPEASKLIRNEELCPIDAGGVHKKNECCKQRTGGSSEPVGLSNGVSSADIDEATKVSVQTPPPLLAEYITGSEHDVDLVLGFNGRLLAAYVSDNGPTLLPGFTETAAALPSRLSQERRCQLVQAASRSCRALGLYPGVFNVELKMTESGPRLLEINPRMGGFYLRDWIRHIYGTDLVLVALALSCGLEPALPEKGAQESAVLVGIMCTGESHEAALGSTANPQRLSELHSAGYIRFNRLEGSPVFKPDQEPYGNVACQGESQKEARERLLGVCSVLGFDSQRYPLRYLTGEFQSKMLVNEV